The region CATACGTTGGTAGGCATACAGAACAACATTTACACGAATCCCAGCACGTTAAAATACTTCAGCAAGCTCGATCCACGTATTGCCAGAAAAGAGCTTCCTGCCCCGGGCAACTGGGAGACTTCTACCAACATCGAGAGTGTGGTGGCGCTCAAGCCGGATCTGGTGATCATGGCCTCGAATCAAACCGACGCGATAGGCTTACTCGAAAACCTGGGCATCAAGGTGTTCGCGGTGGAAGCCCAAACCAATCAGCAGCTGTACGACGAGTTGGAGGCCATCGGTAAGCTGACAGGGACACACGAAAGGGCATTAGAGTTGCTAGCCTATACCCGCCGGAAGTTGGAGGAGATCCAGCAGAAGACAGAAGATATCATGCCAAAGAAGTCCGTTTACTACGCCTGGTCAGGGGGCCGTATCTATTCTACTTCGGGCCAGAACAGCCGCATGAACGAGTGCTTTGAGCTGGCAGGGGTAAGAAATGCCTGCACCTTTGAGTTAGACCAACCCAACATCAATCCAGAGACTCTTATCTCCTGGGACCCGGACCTGATTCTGCTGTGGAGCACAGACCCGCAGGATGTCTATAACAAGAAAGAATTATCAGTGCTGAAAGCCGTTAAAAACAAAGAAGTATATGTCCTCGACCCG is a window of Pontibacter kalidii DNA encoding:
- a CDS encoding ABC transporter substrate-binding protein, encoding MTRILFLVSLCLAFLSSCTGYEPEHEATENGIVVTDIRGKEVRLKEPAQRVVVLYQGALDGMYMLHAEHTLVGIQNNIYTNPSTLKYFSKLDPRIARKELPAPGNWETSTNIESVVALKPDLVIMASNQTDAIGLLENLGIKVFAVEAQTNQQLYDELEAIGKLTGTHERALELLAYTRRKLEEIQQKTEDIMPKKSVYYAWSGGRIYSTSGQNSRMNECFELAGVRNACTFELDQPNINPETLISWDPDLILLWSTDPQDVYNKKELSVLKAVKNKEVYVLDPPFFYDPHTLKIMVAALELHNLSYGESGSFDLEENRREIMASLYGEAKASALFE